In Deltaproteobacteria bacterium HGW-Deltaproteobacteria-6, one genomic interval encodes:
- a CDS encoding response regulator, with product MRLLIADDDANTINLLRKYLTQWNYDVVTAGNGLEALEIIKGENSPEIIILDWLMPGMDGIEVIRNVRQMKSSSPPYIILFTVRDEKGAIIEGLDAGADDYVTKPFDKDEFHARIRVGERYVRLQNALAQRIKELQDAIAQIHTLRGIIPICSFCHKIRNDQKSWERLEKYIGDHSEAEFSHGICPECAKKHYPGFLEKKID from the coding sequence ATGCGGCTGTTAATAGCGGATGACGATGCGAATACCATCAATCTTTTGCGCAAATACCTGACGCAATGGAACTACGATGTCGTTACCGCCGGCAACGGTCTGGAGGCCCTCGAAATCATCAAGGGTGAAAACTCGCCTGAAATCATAATTCTGGACTGGTTGATGCCCGGTATGGACGGCATCGAAGTCATCAGAAATGTACGGCAGATGAAATCTTCCAGTCCCCCTTATATTATCCTTTTCACCGTCCGTGATGAGAAGGGCGCGATCATCGAAGGCCTGGACGCGGGGGCTGATGACTACGTCACCAAGCCCTTTGATAAAGATGAGTTTCATGCGAGAATCCGCGTGGGCGAAAGATATGTCCGGCTGCAAAATGCGCTGGCACAAAGAATTAAAGAACTCCAGGATGCCATTGCTCAGATCCATACCTTGCGCGGCATTATCCCCATCTGCTCATTCTGCCACAAAATACGCAATGATCAAAAAAGCTGGGAGCGGCTGGAAAAATACATCGGTGATCATTCGGAAGCGGAATTCAGCCACGGAATATGTCCCGAATGCGCGAAAAAACATTATCCGGGTTTTTTGGAAAAAAAGATTGATTGA